The Streptomyces tendae genome has a window encoding:
- a CDS encoding helix-turn-helix domain-containing protein: protein MAETLKKGSRVTGAARDKLAADLKKKYDAGASIRALAEETGRSYGFVHRMLSESGVTLRGRGGATRGKKSPSA, encoded by the coding sequence GTGGCCGAGACTCTGAAGAAGGGCAGCCGGGTGACCGGCGCCGCGCGCGACAAGCTCGCGGCAGACCTGAAGAAGAAGTACGACGCCGGTGCGAGCATCCGGGCGTTGGCCGAGGAGACCGGCCGCTCGTATGGCTTCGTGCACCGCATGCTGAGTGAGTCGGGCGTCACGCTCCGAGGGCGTGGCGGGGCGACACGGGGCAAGAAGTCTCCGTCGGCCTGA
- a CDS encoding Asp23/Gls24 family envelope stress response protein — protein sequence MTAVGTEVAEPAGDPRTVAPGERGVTTIADRVVAKIASQAAREAVGVLPPDAAPPHASVVVRHGSARVRVHVELDYPGDIGDRCATVRRQVVERVRALADMVVPEVVVQVERLHLAVRPEAVGGRTP from the coding sequence GTGACCGCGGTGGGCACAGAGGTGGCCGAGCCGGCCGGAGACCCGCGGACCGTCGCTCCGGGCGAACGCGGGGTGACCACGATCGCCGACCGGGTGGTCGCGAAGATCGCCTCCCAGGCGGCCCGTGAAGCCGTCGGCGTGCTGCCGCCGGACGCCGCGCCGCCGCACGCGAGCGTGGTCGTCCGCCACGGCAGCGCCCGGGTCCGGGTGCACGTCGAACTCGACTACCCCGGCGACATCGGCGACCGGTGCGCGACCGTGCGGCGGCAGGTGGTCGAGCGGGTGCGCGCCCTGGCGGACATGGTCGTGCCGGAGGTCGTCGTCCAGGTGGAACGGCTGCACTTGGCCGTGCGGCCCGAAGCAGTCGGCGGGAGGACACCATGA
- a CDS encoding DUF6286 domain-containing protein has protein sequence MTGPPNATADTAPPPAASGATTSPVPGGHRRFWSARRIPAGLLALVILVIAGAFLYDVVAVRADRAGMSWRRELARQLAERPLDDIWVLTGAAVAAALGLWLLVLAVTPGLRSLLPMRRTHPDVRAGLDREAAATVLRDRCLEVAGVQSARVTVKRRKTDVHAVSHFRDLDDVRADLTAVLDEALRGLGLARPSTLSLRVRRPGRKGRKP, from the coding sequence ATGACCGGGCCCCCGAACGCCACGGCGGACACGGCGCCCCCGCCCGCGGCGAGCGGGGCGACCACGAGCCCCGTCCCCGGCGGCCACCGGCGCTTCTGGTCGGCCCGCCGGATCCCCGCGGGCCTGCTGGCGCTGGTGATCCTGGTGATCGCGGGTGCCTTCCTGTACGACGTCGTCGCGGTGCGCGCCGACCGGGCCGGGATGAGCTGGCGCCGTGAGCTCGCCCGGCAACTGGCCGAGCGTCCGCTGGACGACATCTGGGTGCTGACCGGCGCCGCGGTCGCCGCCGCGCTCGGCCTGTGGCTGCTGGTGCTCGCCGTCACGCCCGGCCTGCGCTCGCTGCTGCCGATGCGCCGCACGCACCCCGACGTCCGCGCCGGACTGGACCGGGAGGCCGCCGCCACCGTGCTGCGGGACCGGTGCCTGGAGGTGGCCGGCGTGCAGTCGGCCCGGGTCACCGTGAAGCGGCGGAAGACGGACGTCCACGCGGTGTCGCACTTCCGCGACCTCGACGACGTACGGGCCGACCTGACCGCGGTGCTGGACGAGGCGCTGCGGGGGCTGGGCCTGGCCCGGCCGTCCACCCTGTCGCTGCGGGTGCGGCGGCCCGGCCGGAAGGGACGGAAGCCGTGA
- a CDS encoding Asp23/Gls24 family envelope stress response protein, with protein sequence MTDMTEGGSVRGPDTEKDRGESGSHRGQGTRRGGGAPADRGRTTIADGVVEKIAGLAARDVVGVHAMGSGISRTFGAMRDRVPGGSKSATRGVKVEVGEVQTALDLEIVVDYGVSIADVARDVREYVIAAVERMTGLEVVEVNIAVSDVKLPDEEEDEPESRLQ encoded by the coding sequence ATGACCGACATGACCGAAGGCGGCTCGGTACGGGGTCCTGACACCGAGAAGGACCGGGGCGAATCCGGCTCGCACCGGGGGCAGGGCACGCGACGTGGCGGCGGCGCCCCCGCCGACCGGGGCCGCACCACCATCGCCGACGGTGTGGTGGAGAAGATCGCCGGGCTGGCCGCGCGGGACGTCGTGGGCGTGCACGCCATGGGCAGCGGGATCTCGCGGACCTTCGGCGCCATGCGCGACCGGGTGCCCGGCGGGTCGAAGTCGGCGACGCGCGGCGTGAAGGTTGAGGTCGGCGAGGTGCAGACCGCGCTCGACCTGGAGATCGTCGTCGACTACGGCGTGTCCATCGCCGACGTCGCCAGGGACGTACGGGAGTACGTGATCGCGGCCGTCGAGCGGATGACCGGCCTCGAGGTGGTCGAGGTCAACATCGCGGTGAGCGACGTGAAACTGCCCGACGAGGAAGAGGACGAGCCGGAGTCCCGACTGCAGTGA
- a CDS encoding enoyl-CoA hydratase/isomerase family protein: protein MASSPQDLGPVLDKDGVRLTVDDAIATVTLTNPAKRNAQSPALWRALAEAGRLLPGSVRVVVLRGEGKSFSAGLDRQMLSPEGIPGEPSFIDLARSDDAALDAAIAGYQEAFTWWRRNDLVTVAAVQGHAIGAGFQLALACDLRVVADDVQFAMRETSLGLVPDLTGTHPLVGLVGYARALEICATGRFVTAEESVNIGLANLAVPAADLHAAVQDLAAALLAAPRDAVIETKALLRGARTRTYDDQRAAERAAQARRLRDLAGLGE, encoded by the coding sequence ATGGCTTCGTCCCCCCAGGACCTCGGTCCGGTACTCGACAAGGACGGCGTTCGGCTCACCGTCGACGACGCGATCGCCACGGTGACGCTGACCAACCCGGCCAAGCGCAACGCGCAGAGCCCCGCTCTGTGGCGCGCGCTGGCCGAGGCGGGCCGGCTGCTGCCCGGTTCCGTCCGGGTCGTGGTGCTGCGCGGGGAGGGCAAGTCGTTCTCCGCCGGGCTCGACCGGCAGATGCTCTCGCCCGAGGGAATCCCGGGCGAGCCGTCGTTCATCGACCTCGCGCGCAGTGACGACGCCGCGCTGGACGCCGCCATCGCCGGCTACCAGGAGGCGTTCACCTGGTGGCGGCGCAACGACCTGGTGACCGTCGCCGCCGTCCAGGGACATGCCATCGGGGCCGGGTTCCAGCTGGCCCTCGCCTGTGACCTGCGCGTCGTCGCGGACGACGTGCAGTTCGCCATGCGGGAGACCAGCCTCGGCCTGGTGCCCGACCTGACCGGCACCCACCCCCTCGTCGGCCTCGTGGGATACGCCCGCGCGCTGGAGATCTGCGCGACCGGGCGTTTCGTCACGGCCGAGGAGTCGGTGAACATCGGCCTGGCCAACCTCGCCGTGCCCGCCGCCGACCTCCACGCCGCCGTCCAGGACCTGGCCGCGGCGCTGCTGGCCGCGCCCCGCGACGCCGTGATCGAGACGAAGGCCCTGCTGCGCGGCGCCCGGACCCGCACCTACGACGACCAGCGCGCCGCCGAGCGCGCCGCCCAGGCCCGCCGTCTGCGCGACCTGGCCGGCCTCGGCGAGTAG
- a CDS encoding glycoside hydrolase family 15 protein, which yields MHRIEDYALIGDEQTAALVGTDGSIDWLCLPRFDSAACFARLLGDENNGHWRIAPPGQVRCARRAYREDSLILDTVWETPDGAVQVTDLMPQRHRAPDLVRIVQGLSGEVTVRSTLRLRFDYGSVVPWVRRADGHRVAVAGPDSAWLRSVPEVHTWGEDLGTHSEFTVREGERVAFVLTWHPSHEPRPALVDPYASLRHSLKDWQAWAARCRYRGPHRDMVVRSLITLKALTYRPTGGIVAAPTTSLPEEPGGVRNWDYRFCWLRDSTMTLSALLAAGYQEEAEAWRDWLLRAVAGDPADLQIMYGLAGERRLPEFELPWLSGFNGAAPVRVGNDAVKQLQLDVYGEVVDSLALARRSGLPGKPDVWALQSVLLNFLRTAWRQPDEGLWEVRGGRRHFVHSKVMVWVAADRMVRGLEAFPDLDGDLDGWRTLRDEVHREVCEKGYDPVRNTFTQSYGSRELDAALLLIPRAGFLPPDDPRVLGTIEAIQAELGQDGLVRRYTPDATGLDGLPGQEGTFLACAFWLVDALHMTGRTEEARELFERLLGLANDVGLLAEEYDTASGQLLGNFPQAFSHIGLVNSALALFGDEGAG from the coding sequence GTGCACCGTATCGAGGACTACGCGCTCATCGGCGACGAGCAGACCGCTGCCCTGGTGGGCACCGACGGGTCGATCGACTGGCTCTGTCTGCCCCGCTTCGACTCGGCGGCCTGCTTCGCGCGGCTGCTCGGTGACGAGAACAACGGGCACTGGCGCATCGCCCCGCCGGGACAGGTGCGGTGCGCGCGCCGCGCCTACCGCGAGGACAGCCTGATCCTGGACACCGTGTGGGAGACGCCCGACGGCGCCGTGCAGGTGACGGACCTGATGCCGCAGCGGCACCGGGCGCCGGACCTGGTGCGGATCGTGCAAGGGCTCAGCGGTGAGGTGACCGTGCGCAGCACGCTGCGGCTGCGGTTCGACTACGGGTCGGTGGTCCCGTGGGTGCGCCGGGCCGACGGGCACCGGGTGGCGGTGGCCGGGCCGGACTCGGCGTGGCTGCGCAGCGTGCCGGAGGTGCACACCTGGGGCGAGGACCTGGGCACCCACTCGGAGTTCACGGTGAGGGAGGGCGAGCGGGTCGCCTTCGTGCTCACCTGGCACCCCTCGCACGAGCCGCGGCCCGCGCTGGTCGACCCGTACGCCTCGCTGCGGCACAGCCTGAAGGACTGGCAGGCCTGGGCGGCCCGGTGCCGCTACCGGGGGCCGCACCGGGACATGGTGGTGCGGTCCCTGATCACGCTGAAGGCGCTCACCTACCGCCCCACCGGCGGGATCGTCGCCGCGCCCACCACCTCCCTCCCGGAGGAGCCGGGCGGGGTACGGAACTGGGACTACCGCTTCTGCTGGCTGCGGGATTCCACGATGACCCTGAGCGCGCTGCTGGCCGCCGGCTACCAGGAGGAGGCGGAGGCCTGGCGCGACTGGCTGCTGCGCGCGGTGGCGGGCGACCCGGCGGACCTGCAGATCATGTACGGGCTGGCGGGTGAGCGGCGGCTGCCGGAGTTCGAACTGCCGTGGCTGTCGGGCTTCAACGGCGCCGCGCCCGTACGGGTCGGCAACGACGCCGTGAAGCAGCTCCAGCTGGACGTGTACGGGGAGGTCGTGGACTCGCTTGCGCTGGCCCGGCGTTCGGGGTTGCCGGGGAAGCCGGACGTGTGGGCCCTGCAGTCGGTGCTGCTGAACTTCCTGCGCACGGCCTGGCGTCAGCCGGACGAGGGGCTGTGGGAGGTGCGCGGCGGCAGGCGCCACTTCGTGCACTCCAAGGTGATGGTGTGGGTGGCCGCCGACCGCATGGTGCGGGGGCTGGAGGCGTTCCCGGACCTCGACGGCGATCTGGACGGCTGGCGCACGCTGCGTGACGAGGTGCACCGCGAGGTGTGCGAGAAGGGCTACGACCCGGTGCGCAACACGTTCACGCAGTCCTACGGCTCGCGTGAACTCGACGCGGCGCTGCTGCTGATCCCCCGGGCCGGCTTCCTGCCGCCCGACGACCCCCGGGTGCTCGGCACCATCGAGGCGATCCAGGCGGAGCTGGGCCAGGACGGTCTCGTACGCCGCTACACCCCGGACGCCACCGGCCTGGACGGGCTGCCCGGGCAGGAGGGCACCTTCCTGGCGTGCGCCTTCTGGCTGGTGGACGCCCTGCACATGACGGGCAGGACCGAGGAGGCCCGCGAACTGTTCGAACGGCTGCTGGGGCTGGCCAACGACGTGGGGCTGCTGGCGGAGGAGTACGACACGGCGAGCGGGCAACTCCTCGGCAACTTCCCCCAGGCGTTCAGCCACATCGGACTGGTGAACAGCGCCCTCGCCCTGTTCGGGGACGAGGGGGCAGGATAG
- the amaP gene encoding alkaline shock response membrane anchor protein AmaP, with amino-acid sequence MIKGVNRVLLALAGLVLIALGGSVLAIGLGAPAPSWWLHDGRHDVLLDDSERTRWRDQGWWWPVVIAVLAVLVLLCLWWLVAVVRKRRTGEILVDSRDGEGAALRGRALEQALAEEANRQDGVAEARVLLTGRHGGPRARMVLRLEPHVDPGAALDTLTTGALTHARDSTGLTALPTEVHLRAEKHRPERVT; translated from the coding sequence GTGATCAAGGGTGTCAACCGTGTGCTGCTCGCGCTGGCGGGGCTGGTGCTGATCGCCCTCGGCGGGTCGGTGCTGGCGATCGGGCTGGGCGCGCCCGCACCGTCCTGGTGGCTGCACGACGGCCGGCACGACGTGCTGCTCGACGACTCAGAGCGGACCCGCTGGCGGGACCAGGGCTGGTGGTGGCCGGTGGTGATCGCCGTGCTCGCCGTGCTGGTGCTGCTCTGCCTGTGGTGGCTGGTCGCGGTGGTGCGCAAGCGGCGGACGGGCGAGATCCTCGTCGACAGCCGCGACGGCGAGGGCGCGGCGCTGCGCGGCCGGGCCCTGGAACAGGCCCTCGCCGAGGAGGCGAACCGGCAGGACGGTGTCGCCGAGGCCCGCGTCCTGCTCACCGGTCGGCACGGCGGGCCGCGGGCCCGGATGGTCCTGCGCCTGGAACCCCACGTCGACCCCGGTGCGGCCCTGGACACCCTGACCACCGGCGCCCTCACCCACGCCCGCGACTCCACGGGCCTGACGGCCCTCCCCACGGAGGTCCACCTCCGAGCGGAGAAACACCGCCCGGAACGAGTCACCTGA
- a CDS encoding ABC-F family ATP-binding cassette domain-containing protein has protein sequence MISASGIELRAGARVLIESATFRVAKGDRIGLVGRNGAGKTTLTKVLAGQGIPAGGTVTRSGEVGYLPQDPRTGDLDVLARDRILSARGLDVLIRKMRDNEQRIANGQGATREKALKQYERQETEFLTKGGYAAEAEAATIAAALNLPDRVLGQPLHTLSGGQRRRVELARILFSDADTLLLDEPTNHLDADSIVWLRDYLKTYRGGFIVISHDVDLVETVVNKVFYLDANRAQIDVYNMGWKLYQQQREADEKRRRRERQNAEKKAAALHSQADKMRAKATKTVAAQNMARRADKLLSGLEAERKSDKVARLRFPDPSPCGKTPLMAEGLSKSYGSLEIFTDVDLAIDKGSRVVILGLNGAGKTTLLRLLGGVEKPDTGRVIEGHGLKLGYYAQEHETLDPDRTVLENMRSAAPDMDLVEVRKVLGSFLFSGDDVDKPAGVLSGGEKTRLALATLVVSSANVLLLDEPTNNLDPASREEILGALRTYKGAVVLVTHDEGAVEALQPERIILLPDGVEDLWGSDYADLVALA, from the coding sequence GTGATCTCCGCCTCCGGCATCGAGCTGCGCGCCGGTGCCCGCGTCCTCATCGAAAGCGCCACCTTCCGCGTCGCCAAGGGCGACCGCATCGGCCTGGTCGGCCGTAACGGCGCGGGCAAGACCACCCTCACCAAGGTCCTCGCCGGCCAGGGCATCCCCGCCGGCGGCACCGTCACCCGCTCCGGCGAGGTCGGCTACCTCCCGCAGGACCCCCGCACCGGCGACCTCGACGTGCTCGCCCGTGACCGCATCCTCTCCGCCCGCGGCCTCGACGTACTGATCCGCAAGATGCGGGACAACGAGCAGCGCATCGCCAACGGCCAGGGCGCCACCCGCGAGAAGGCGCTGAAGCAGTACGAGCGCCAGGAGACCGAGTTCCTGACCAAGGGCGGGTACGCCGCCGAGGCCGAGGCCGCCACCATCGCCGCCGCGCTGAACCTCCCCGACCGGGTGCTCGGCCAGCCGCTGCACACCCTCTCCGGCGGTCAGCGCCGCCGCGTGGAGCTGGCCCGCATCCTGTTCTCCGACGCGGACACCCTGCTCCTCGACGAGCCGACCAACCACCTCGACGCGGACTCGATCGTCTGGCTGCGGGACTACCTCAAGACCTACCGCGGCGGCTTCATCGTGATCTCCCACGACGTCGACCTGGTCGAGACGGTCGTCAACAAGGTGTTCTACCTGGACGCCAACCGCGCTCAGATCGACGTCTACAACATGGGCTGGAAGCTCTACCAGCAGCAGCGCGAGGCGGACGAGAAGCGCCGCAGGCGCGAGCGGCAGAACGCCGAGAAGAAGGCGGCCGCGCTGCACTCCCAGGCCGACAAGATGCGTGCCAAGGCCACCAAGACCGTCGCCGCGCAGAACATGGCCCGCAGGGCGGACAAGCTGCTCTCCGGCCTGGAGGCCGAGCGGAAGTCCGACAAGGTCGCCAGGCTGCGCTTCCCCGACCCGTCCCCGTGCGGCAAGACCCCGCTCATGGCGGAGGGACTGTCGAAGTCCTACGGCTCGCTGGAGATCTTCACCGACGTCGACCTGGCCATCGACAAGGGCTCCCGCGTCGTCATCCTCGGTCTCAACGGCGCGGGCAAGACCACCCTGCTCCGCCTCCTCGGCGGCGTCGAGAAGCCCGACACCGGCCGGGTCATCGAGGGTCACGGCCTCAAGCTCGGCTACTACGCGCAGGAGCACGAGACCCTCGACCCGGACCGCACGGTGCTGGAGAACATGCGCTCCGCGGCGCCCGACATGGACCTCGTCGAGGTCCGCAAGGTGCTCGGCTCGTTCCTGTTCTCCGGTGACGACGTCGACAAGCCGGCCGGAGTCCTCTCCGGCGGCGAGAAGACCCGGCTCGCCCTGGCGACCCTCGTGGTCTCCTCGGCGAACGTGCTGCTGCTCGACGAGCCCACCAACAACCTCGACCCGGCCAGCCGCGAGGAGATCCTCGGCGCCCTGCGCACGTACAAGGGCGCCGTCGTCCTCGTCACCCACGACGAGGGCGCCGTCGAGGCGCTCCAGCCGGAGCGGATCATCCTGCTGCCGGACGGTGTCGAGGACCTGTGGGGCTCCGACTACGCGGACCTCGTCGCCCTCGCCTGA